The following is a genomic window from Amycolatopsis sp. BJA-103.
GGAGAACACCGTTTCCCGGAAAGAACATCCGGAGAACACGGCGGCGCCCTTCACCCGCTCGACCACCACCGAGGCGTAGTCGAACTGCGCGTTCTCGACGTACAGATCGGTGGCGGACGTGATCGACACACCCAGCCCGATCGCCCGGCTGCGAAGGATCTCGACGCGGCGCGCGGTCAGTTCGCGGATCGCGGCGTTGGACAGGTCGACGCCTTCGAGGATCACGTCGGACAGCGTCAGCCTGCCGAGCCGGGCGTTCGCCAGGTTCACCTCCGAGACGAGGCAGTGCGCGATCTCCCCGGCCCCGCGGACCCCGTCCTGCTCACCGCCGTCGAGGTGGACGGTGTCGAAATCGAAGTCGCCGTCGAACACTGCCCGCTCGCTCGCGAGCTCGTCCCGCTCGACCGACGGCCGCCGGACCCTGACACCGTCGAAATCCCGGAACTCCATGAGCCGGACCGTACCGCAGGGGCCGGCCGAGGCAGCCCGGCGAGTGTGGGAGCTGCGGTGACCGGGTGGGTCGGGTGGGTCGTGAGTGGCGATTCGGGTTAGAGCGGACCGGTATCTGCCTACCTACGCGTGACCAGGGCGAAGGTGAGGTGCGGTAGTCGAGGGGGTCGCTCTGGTCTCGGGGCTCGATGACACCGGAATCTCGCCGCGGCAGGGTTCGAGTGTGGAGGATTCGGGACGCTCAACGTCCTAAATCCTCCACACTCGGTTCACAACGACCACCTGACCACTACGGGGTGGCGGCTCACGCGCGTGCCAGGTGTCGACGATGAAGGAATCGGGACGTTGAGTGTCCCGATTCCTTCATCGTCGAGGCGGGGGTTCCGGTCTCGGAGCTTGATCAACGGAGGATCGGGGACACTCAACGTCCCCGATCCTCCGTTGATCAAGACCGTGCCACCCCACCACCCCGCGGACGGCAGCCGAGTGGGGAAGATTTGAGACGTTCAACGTCCCAGATCTTCCCCACTCACCCACATCACCATCCAGAACAAGCTCTACAAGCCCCACCGAGACGACGTCAGGATCCCGTGGGTAGACAAATATGGGTCCACTAGAACCCGAATCGCCACTCACGACCCACCCGACCGAGGCAGCCCCGCGCACGAAAAAGGGGCCCACCCGAAGGCAGGCCCCTTTTCAGTCGCGAAGTCAGTCCTTGACGCCCTTCACGGCGTCCTTGAGCTTCTCGCCGGCCTGCTTGACGTTGGCCTTGCCCTGCTCGGCCTTGCCTTCGGCC
Proteins encoded in this region:
- a CDS encoding pentapeptide repeat-containing protein, with amino-acid sequence MEFRDFDGVRVRRPSVERDELASERAVFDGDFDFDTVHLDGGEQDGVRGAGEIAHCLVSEVNLANARLGRLTLSDVILEGVDLSNAAIRELTARRVEILRSRAIGLGVSITSATDLYVENAQFDYASVVVERVKGAAVFSGCSFRETVFSGDLSRLTFVDCQFTDTEFAATGAAGCDLRGSRLSGVRGLLTLSGAKITSEQAVSIAGILAAESGLSVIG
- a CDS encoding CsbD family protein; the protein is MNDKAENKVDELKGKAKEAVGNATDNEQWQAEGKAEQGKANVKQAGEKLKDAVKGVKD